In one Salipiger abyssi genomic region, the following are encoded:
- a CDS encoding F0F1 ATP synthase subunit gamma: MSGRLADVEARIGTVHKLASVISAMRGIAAARAQEAREHVDSIRLFAGTIGEAIGEALALLPDPADTAHGAGEGRHAVILLAAEQGFAGTYNEQVFDAAAPLLATPHRLFVAGGRGLLVAAERDLPVDWSAAMIAHPAQAAGLATRLADAIFEPLAEARITRVSVVHAAPGEAGGMEVVSKRLVPFDFSRFPPALRRGAPGITLPPERLLARLAEEYVFAELAEAVMLAFSAENAARMRAMIAAHDNVMESLDTLVAASRRLRQEEITDEIVELATGRQPVR, translated from the coding sequence ATGAGCGGACGGCTGGCCGATGTCGAAGCGCGGATCGGGACGGTGCACAAGCTCGCCTCGGTGATCTCCGCCATGCGCGGCATCGCGGCGGCCCGCGCGCAGGAGGCGCGCGAGCATGTGGACAGCATCCGGCTTTTCGCCGGCACCATCGGCGAGGCCATCGGAGAGGCGCTCGCCCTGCTGCCCGACCCCGCCGACACCGCCCATGGCGCCGGCGAGGGCCGGCACGCGGTGATCCTGCTGGCCGCCGAACAGGGCTTTGCCGGCACCTATAACGAACAGGTCTTCGATGCCGCCGCACCGCTGCTCGCCACGCCGCACAGGCTGTTCGTCGCCGGCGGGCGCGGGCTGCTGGTGGCCGCCGAGCGCGATCTGCCCGTCGACTGGTCGGCGGCGATGATCGCCCATCCCGCGCAGGCCGCCGGGCTCGCCACCCGGCTTGCCGACGCGATCTTCGAACCGCTGGCCGAGGCGCGCATCACCCGCGTCTCGGTGGTGCATGCGGCGCCCGGCGAGGCCGGCGGCATGGAGGTGGTGAGCAAGCGGCTCGTGCCCTTCGATTTCTCGCGCTTCCCGCCCGCCCTGCGGCGCGGCGCCCCCGGGATCACCCTGCCGCCCGAGCGGCTGCTGGCGCGGCTTGCCGAGGAATATGTCTTTGCCGAGCTGGCCGAGGCCGTCATGCTCGCCTTCTCCGCCGAGAACGCCGCGCGGATGCGGGCGATGATCGCCGCGCATGACAACGTCATGGAATCGCTCGATACGCTGGTTGCCGCCTCGCGCCGGCTGCGGCAGGAAGAGATCACCGACGAGATCGTCGAGCTCGCCACCGGCCGCCAGCCGGTCCGATAG
- a CDS encoding TIGR00730 family Rossman fold protein: protein MPRPDPSGKPLPAHETQRQIELPECAPKPGAEDRDAPALVRRIMAAPNYVIADEDTDFLNRDEMRSTRLQLDYQKAETLLQENGIAHSIVVFGGTRIGEPRHTEAQVAALEAAQAQAPEDRDIARRLAVTRRLHDKSRYYEIARAFGRIVGAAEGCHGNRLVVVTGGGPGVMEAANRGAHEAGARTVGLNITLPHEQFPNPYVTPELCFRFRYFALRKLHFLLRARALVVFPGGFGTLDELFETLTLIQTRKIRPVPVILVGERYWRRAFDADFLVEEGVIEPEDRDLFWYAESAQEIWDDIRAWYDKAGRPLTGPPGPMQEP, encoded by the coding sequence ATGCCCCGCCCGGACCCAAGCGGCAAACCCCTGCCCGCGCATGAGACGCAACGCCAGATCGAGCTGCCGGAATGCGCGCCGAAACCCGGCGCCGAGGATCGCGACGCGCCCGCGCTGGTGCGCCGCATCATGGCGGCGCCGAACTACGTGATCGCCGATGAGGACACCGATTTCCTCAACCGCGACGAGATGCGCAGCACGCGGCTCCAGCTCGATTACCAGAAGGCCGAGACCCTGCTGCAAGAGAACGGCATCGCCCATTCCATTGTGGTCTTCGGCGGCACGAGGATCGGCGAGCCGCGCCACACCGAGGCGCAGGTCGCAGCGCTGGAGGCCGCGCAGGCGCAGGCGCCGGAGGATCGCGACATCGCCCGCCGCCTGGCCGTGACCCGCCGCCTGCACGACAAGAGCCGCTATTACGAGATCGCGCGCGCCTTCGGCCGCATCGTCGGTGCCGCCGAGGGCTGCCACGGCAACCGGCTGGTGGTGGTGACCGGCGGCGGCCCCGGCGTGATGGAGGCCGCCAATCGCGGCGCCCATGAGGCCGGCGCCCGCACCGTCGGGCTCAACATCACCCTGCCGCACGAGCAGTTCCCCAACCCCTATGTCACGCCGGAGCTGTGTTTCCGCTTCCGCTATTTCGCGCTGCGCAAGCTGCATTTCCTGCTGCGCGCCCGGGCGCTGGTGGTGTTCCCCGGCGGCTTCGGCACGCTGGACGAGCTCTTCGAGACACTGACCCTGATCCAGACCCGCAAGATCCGCCCGGTGCCGGTGATTCTGGTGGGCGAGCGCTATTGGCGCCGCGCCTTCGACGCGGACTTTCTGGTGGAGGAAGGCGTGATCGAACCCGAGGACCGCGACCTCTTCTGGTATGCCGAAAGCGCGCAGGAGATCTGGGACGATATCCGCGCCTGGTACGACAAGGCCGGCCGTCCGCTCACCGGCCCGCCGGGCCCGATGCAGGAGCCCTGA